From Mesorhizobium sp. Pch-S:
CATCATAGACGATATTGCCGATGGCTGCGCGATCGCCGCCGCCGGCAAAACGGTGCGACAGTCCCCAGTCGCGCAAGGCATCCGCCGCAGGGCGATGCCGACGGTTGATGTCTTCCAAAACTTCGATGGCCGCCGCCAGCCTTCCGCCCAGTCGCATTCGTCTCGCCGCAAAGGATTGATTTCGTCCCTGCTGTAATGGGCGCAACCCGAATGCACAAGCTGTTGAACTGGCGTAATATCCACTGCTTTAAAACGGTTCGGCTTAAGCATACGCTCCCTCGTGCGATTCGCGGCTCTTGCCAGAGCCTGGCAGAGCCCTTTCGAGGAGAGGGACTATGAAATCTTATCTGGCTGAAGTTCTGGGTACATTTCTGTTGGTGTTCATCGGCACTGCCTCGGTGGTGACCGGAGGGTTCGGCGGCGCCCTGCCTCTGGGCCAAGAAGGCATTGGCCTTGCTTTCGGTATCGGCCTCATCGCCGCTGCCTACGCGATCGGGCCGATTTCCGGCGCGCATCTCAACCCGGCGGTGACGCTGGGCGTCTTCCTGGCCGGTCGCTTGCCGGCCAAGGACGTGATCCCTTACTGGATCGCACAGATCATCGGCGCCATCATCGCTTCGCTGGCGCTGTGGGTCATCGTTTCGGGACAGACCGGCGGCCATACCGGCGGCTTCGGCGCCAATGGCTGGGACGAAACGAAATGGGGCGTCAGCTCCGCCTTCCTCTGGGAGCTGATCGGCACCTTCACATTCGTGACGGTCATCCTCGGCGTCACCAGCGGCAAGCACACGACAGCCTTTGCCGGCCTCGTCATCGGCCTGACGCTGGCCGGTCTGCACTTCGCCATCATTCCGGTGACCGGAACCTCGCTCAACCCGGCGCGTTCGATCGGCCCGGCGCTGTTCAGCGGCAGCGCGGCGATCAGCCAGCTCTGGCTGTTCATCGTGGCGCCGCTGATCGGCGGCGCCATCGCCGGCATCGTCGCCAAGACCGGCGTGTTCGAGAAGGACTGAGCAACACCCAAGCAAGGCGCTTAACCAGGCGCCTTGCCGATCTTCAGACAATAAAAAACAGGCGCGGATCGCTCCGCGCCTGTTTTGTTTTCAGACAAACTCGAACTCAGACGAGGTCGAAGCGGTCGGCGTTCATGACCTTGTTCCAGGCAGCGACGAAGTCCTTCACGAAGGTCGCCTGGGCATCAGAGCTGCCATAGACCTCGGCAAGTGCGCGCAGCTGGGCGTGCGAGCCGAAGATCAGATCGACACGCGTGCCGGTCCAGCGGGCCTCGCCGGTGCTGCGGTCGCGCCCTTCGAACACGCCCTCGGTGGCGGAAGGCCGCCACTCAGTGCGCATGTCGAGCAGGTTGACGAAGAAGTCGTTGCTCAGCGTCTCCGGCCGTTCGGTGAACACACCATGCGTGGACTGGCCTGTATTGGCGCCGAGGACGCGCAGGCCGCCAAGCAGCACAGTCATTTCCGGAGCGGTCAGGTTCAGCAACTGCGCCTTGTCGACCAGCAGCGTCTCGGCGGAGAGGCGGTGAGTGCCGCGGCTGTAGTTGCGGAAACCGTCGGCGACCGGCTCGAGCGGAGCGAAGGAGGCGACGTCGGTGTCTTCCTGCGAAGCATCCATGCGGCCGGGCGTGAACGGCACGTTCACGGACTGGCCGGCGTCCTTTGCCGCCTTCTCGACCGCGGCGGCACCACCAAGCACGATCAGGTCAGCGAGCGAGACTTTCTTGCCGCTGGACTGCGCGGCATTGAACTCGGCCTGGATCGCCTCCAGCTTCTGCAGCACCGCGCTCAGTTCGACCGGCTGGTTGATCGCCCAGTCCTTCTGCGGCGCAAGCCGGATACGGGCGCCGTTGGCGCCGCCGCGCTTGTCGGAACCACGGAAGGTCGAGGCCGACGCCCAGGCAGTCGACACCAGTTGCGACACCGACAGGCCGGACGCCAGGATCTTCGCCTTCAGCGCGGCGATATCGGCCTGGTCGACCAGCCCGTGATCGACAGCCGGGATCGGATCCTGCCAAGGCAGCACTTCTTCCGGCACGAGCTTGCCGAGGTAGCGGGCGCGCGGTCCCATGTCGCGATGCGTCAGCTTGTACCAGGCGCGGGCGAAGGCGTCGGCGAACGCATCCGGATCCTCGTAGAAGCGCCGCGAGATCTTCTCGTAGGCGGGGTCGACGCGCAGCGCGAGGTCGGTGGTCAGCATCGACGGCGCATGACGCTTGGACTTGTCGTGCGCGTCCGGCACCGTGCCGGCGCCCATGCCATGCTTCGGCGTCCACTGATGGGCGCCGGCCGGGCTCTTGGTCAGTTCCCACTCATAGCCGAACAGGTTCCAGAAGAAGTTGTTCGTCCATTTGGTCGGGGTCGTCGTCCAGATGACTTCAAGGCCGCTGCCGATGGCGTCGCCACCCTTGCCGGTGCCGAAGGCATTGGCCCAGCCCAGGCCCTGCTGTTCGATGCCGGCCGCTTCCGGCTCCACTCCGACGAGCTTCGCATCGCCGGCGCCGTGCGTCTTGCCGAAGGTGTGGCCGCCGGCGATGAGCGCAACGGTCTCCTCGTCATTCATCGCCATGCGCGCGAAGGTCTCGCGGATGTCGCGCGCCGCAGCCAGCGGATCCGGCCTGCCGTTCGGCCCTTCCGGGTTCACGTAGATCAGGCCCATCTGCACGGCGCCGAGCGGGTTCTGCAGGTCGCGATCGCCGGTGTAGCGCTCGTCGGCGAGCCAGACGCCTTCCGGCCCCCAATAGAGCTCCTCCGGTTCCCAGACGTCGGCACGGCCACCGGCGAAACCGAAGGTCTTGAAGCCCATCGATTCCAGCGCGACGTTGCCGGTCAGGATAAGCAGGTCGGCCCAGGAGAGCTTGCGACCGTATTTCTGCTTGATCGGCCAGAGCAGGCGGCGGGCCTTGTCGAGGTTGACGTTGTCCGGCCAGGAATTCAGCGGGGCAAAACGCTGCTGTCCGGCGCCGGCACCGCCACGGCCGTCGCCGATGCGGTAGGTGCCCGCGCTGTGCCAGGCCATGCGGATGAAAAGCGGGCCGTAGTGGCCGAAGTCGGCCGGCCACCAATCCTGCGAATCCGTCATCAGCGCCTTCAGGTCGGCAATGACGGCATCGAGATCAAGGCTCTCGAACTCCTTGGCGTAGTCGAACGCCTCGCCCATCGGGTCGGACAGGCTGGAATGCCGGTGCAGGATCTGGATGTCCAGCTGGTTCGGCCACCAGTTCTGGTTTTTCGGTCCATGGCCGCTGAACGGGCATTTGCCTGCGCTTTTGTCGTCGGTCTTTGCGTCCATTTCTTTCTCCAACGCTGATCTTCAAACGATGCCAAATCCCATACACCCTACCGGGCACACAGCGGACTTTGGTCTGGAGAGAGGCTGATAATGGCTGCCTCCCTCGTGAATGGGTGGGTTGCCGAAGAGCTGCCCGAGGGGCGCCCGCCGAATAGAGCATTTTGTAGTCAAGTGGAATCACTTGGCGTTACAAAATGCGGCGAAAACAAAAACTTAGAGCGTTTCCGCGTTTCCGTGAAAAACGGAAACGCTCTAATGGAACGGCGGCAGCCTAAAAGCTCCATTCTATAAAAGCAAATTGCCTTTTCTGTTTTTTTCGATAGTTTTTTCTTATGATAAAACTGACACTGCGGCAGATGCAGTATTTCGAGACGCTGGTGCAGACGCTGCATTTCGGCAGGGCGGCAGCACTGTGCGGCATCAGCCAGCCGGCGCTTTCCGCGCAGATCGCCGACATGGAGGAAAAGCTCGGCAGCAAGCTGTTCGACCGCTCCGGCCGCAACGCCATCCTGACGCCGGAAGCCGCGACACTGCTGCCGCTGATCACGCGGGCGCTGGCGGCGGCGCGCGACGTCGAAGAGGCCGCCCTGGCGGGACGCAAGGCACTGGAAGGTCGCTTCCGGCTCGGCATCATCCCGACGGTGGCGCCTTATCTGCTGCCTTCGATCCTGCCGGAGCTGCGGCAGCGCTATCCCGAGCTGCGGCTCGAACTGCGCGAGGCGGTGACCGATACGCTAGCCGAGGAGGCAGCACTCGGCAGCCTCGACGCCTTCATCGCGGCACTGCCGCTCGACCAGCCGGGACTGACGGCGGAAGCCCTGTTCGAAGACCGCTTCTTCCTGGCGGTGCCGCGCGCGGAGCCCGACCTGGTGGCACCGCCGGTGCCGCCGGAAAGCCCGGTTCTGGAAAGACTGATGCTGCTGGAAGAGGGCCATTGCCTGCGTGAACAGGCGCTGCAGCTGTGTGGCAGCGTGCGCCCGACCGCCATGGCGAATTATGGCGCGACCAGCCTGACCACGCTGCTGCAGATGGTCGGACATGGCTTCGGCGTGACCCTGGTGCCGGAGATGGCCGTGGCGCCCACGGCAGCGCTGCCTGACCTGCGCGTCGTGCCTTTCGCCGAGCCGATGCCTTCTCGCACCGTGGCGCTGGCCTGGCGCCGCAATGGCCATCGCCAGGCAGAATGCAAGGCACTGGCCCAGGTGTTGAAAGGCGTGCGGACCGATGCCGCGCACGCCCACTAGAGCGTTTCCGTTTTTCACGGAAACGCGGAAACGCTCTAAGTTTTTGTTTTCGCTGCATTTTTGCAGCGCCAAGTAATTCCACTTGGCTACAAAATGCTCTAGGATTTAGGCAGGAAGCCCCTCTTTGGCCCCTGCCCTGAGCAGCATGCCGAAGAGGTCACGCGGTTCGTCGGGATCGGCGAGCAGGTCGAGTTCCTCATAGAGGCCGGTCGCCTGCAGCTGGTCACGCACATAACGCAGCGCCGAGAAATCCTCGGTGGCGAAGCCGACCGAATCGAACAGCGTGATCTGCTTGGCGCTGGTG
This genomic window contains:
- a CDS encoding MIP family channel protein, with product MKSYLAEVLGTFLLVFIGTASVVTGGFGGALPLGQEGIGLAFGIGLIAAAYAIGPISGAHLNPAVTLGVFLAGRLPAKDVIPYWIAQIIGAIIASLALWVIVSGQTGGHTGGFGANGWDETKWGVSSAFLWELIGTFTFVTVILGVTSGKHTTAFAGLVIGLTLAGLHFAIIPVTGTSLNPARSIGPALFSGSAAISQLWLFIVAPLIGGAIAGIVAKTGVFEKD
- the katG gene encoding catalase/peroxidase HPI produces the protein MDAKTDDKSAGKCPFSGHGPKNQNWWPNQLDIQILHRHSSLSDPMGEAFDYAKEFESLDLDAVIADLKALMTDSQDWWPADFGHYGPLFIRMAWHSAGTYRIGDGRGGAGAGQQRFAPLNSWPDNVNLDKARRLLWPIKQKYGRKLSWADLLILTGNVALESMGFKTFGFAGGRADVWEPEELYWGPEGVWLADERYTGDRDLQNPLGAVQMGLIYVNPEGPNGRPDPLAAARDIRETFARMAMNDEETVALIAGGHTFGKTHGAGDAKLVGVEPEAAGIEQQGLGWANAFGTGKGGDAIGSGLEVIWTTTPTKWTNNFFWNLFGYEWELTKSPAGAHQWTPKHGMGAGTVPDAHDKSKRHAPSMLTTDLALRVDPAYEKISRRFYEDPDAFADAFARAWYKLTHRDMGPRARYLGKLVPEEVLPWQDPIPAVDHGLVDQADIAALKAKILASGLSVSQLVSTAWASASTFRGSDKRGGANGARIRLAPQKDWAINQPVELSAVLQKLEAIQAEFNAAQSSGKKVSLADLIVLGGAAAVEKAAKDAGQSVNVPFTPGRMDASQEDTDVASFAPLEPVADGFRNYSRGTHRLSAETLLVDKAQLLNLTAPEMTVLLGGLRVLGANTGQSTHGVFTERPETLSNDFFVNLLDMRTEWRPSATEGVFEGRDRSTGEARWTGTRVDLIFGSHAQLRALAEVYGSSDAQATFVKDFVAAWNKVMNADRFDLV
- a CDS encoding hydrogen peroxide-inducible genes activator codes for the protein MIKLTLRQMQYFETLVQTLHFGRAAALCGISQPALSAQIADMEEKLGSKLFDRSGRNAILTPEAATLLPLITRALAAARDVEEAALAGRKALEGRFRLGIIPTVAPYLLPSILPELRQRYPELRLELREAVTDTLAEEAALGSLDAFIAALPLDQPGLTAEALFEDRFFLAVPRAEPDLVAPPVPPESPVLERLMLLEEGHCLREQALQLCGSVRPTAMANYGATSLTTLLQMVGHGFGVTLVPEMAVAPTAALPDLRVVPFAEPMPSRTVALAWRRNGHRQAECKALAQVLKGVRTDAAHAH